The region CTTTCCATTATAGCAAAATTTTGATTATAATAAGAAGCATAAAATTAAAAAATTAAGGGCAAATTATGAAAACCAGAGTAAAGAACCTCTTAACCTATGCTATCCTCTATTTTTTGTCAGTTTTATTGGTCGTAGTCATTACCAATAACTACTATCTGGCTAAGGATACTGATAATCTCGCTGATGTGGCCTACAAGATTGATGAAGACCTAAATTCAGGTATCACCAGTCGCTTTGATGACATATCTGTTGAGACCTTTTCCAAGAGTGAGAATACAGCTTCTGATATTAAAATCCTAAGTCAGGGTGCACAAACTGCTCGGACGGTTAACGGTAAAAATATCTCCGTAGCCATTCCCCGCTATGAAAATAGCCAGCTTATAGGTTATTTGAGGGTGACAGGACACAAGACTGATACTTTTTTTATTAAGGCTATTTTTGTTATCTTTGCAAGCTTCTTCTATCTCTTATGGATTGTGCAATACTTTATCAAGGCCAGGCGTTATCAGATCTATCAGGAGGCTATTGTGGCTAAAATCAAGGCCATCTCCCGCAATCCCCTTGAGCAAAGTTACATCATCACAGAGGAGACTGACCCAATAACTAAGGAGCTTAACCGTTTGGGAGAAAAGATTCAGCAGCGGGCTGAGTCAACCAAGCCCAAGAAGGAAAATCTCTATGAATTTATAGAGCTATTTAACTTTCCCATCTTCATCTACAATGGTAAGGGAGCAATTAAGCGTTATAATAAAGCCTTTGCCCAGGACTTTTCAAAGAGCGAAAGCATTGATATGTTCTCATCAGATAGCGACTTTCTTGGTTTTTTAGTTGCCAAACTAGTTGACCCCAAGGCCTCAAAGCAGGAATTTCACTTTGGTTATAAAAAAGCTGACTACCTGGTTCATTTAGCACCCATTCCTGATTTAACCAATAATATCTTGGTTAGCATGGAAGAGGTAACCAGCTATAAAAAATAAGTTAAGAATGTTCTTAGCTTATTTTTTGATATTTTTAAGTTTTTTATATACAATGTGGGACAAAAGGGAGGATGCAGATGAAAAAAGCACTTGATACGACAGGAAAAATTATTGGCTTGGTTGTTCTAATCCTATCCATTCTAATTATTGCAGCAAACTCAAAAGATGTTCTAGTTTCACTACTTGCCTGGTCAATAAAAACACCTCTGGCCCTTTTAATGGGAGTTGTCTTTACCTTGGGTCTAATTATTGGTTGGATTTTTAAGCTAGGAGATATCAGCCGCAGGTCAGAGAGAGTTCAAACAAGCATTGATGAAGCCATCAAAAATATCAAAGACTTAATTGATGACTAACATGTGACCAACAAAAAACAGCCTTCTGGGCTGCTTTTTTGTTTTATCGTTCTAAAAAGAATTCAAAGCGGTCACCAACATATTGGCTGAGGACAAATTCAAAGGGTCTACCATCTGAAAAATGAGAGGTTTGAGTCAGGCTTAAAATGGCCTGACCTCTTTTTATTTGTAAGTGCTCTGCTATCTTGCTACTTGCATTTTTAGCTGAGATTACCTGTTCACTTTTACCAATCTCAAAGCCATTATCCTCTAAGGTTTTGAAGAAATGATGGGTAATATCCTGCTTGTCAAAGTTTGCAATCAAAAGATAGGGGATACTTGCCACCTCATAGCAGATGGGAAGATTATCAGCATAGCGAATTCGCTCCATCCGTATGATTTGAGACCCTGGCTTAAGCTTTAATTTTTCAAGCTCAATTTCATTTGCAAGAGTCTTAGTATAGGCAAGGACGATACTTTTAGGCGTCTTTCCCTGTTTTTCTATAATCTCTGTAAAACTCGTTGTGCCCCGCATTTTTTCTCTGACACGCTTACTGGATACGTAGGTACCACTACCTGCCCTGCGTTCCAAAATCCCTTCATCAACAAGGGCTGTCACGGCCTGTCTAAGGGTCATCCGACTGACATTGAATCTCTCAGACAAGGTTCGCTCACTTGGAATCCGAGCTCCAAGCTCCCAACTTTCATTTTCAATTTCCTTTTTGATGGCATCATGGATTTTTATATAAACAGGTTTCATTTTTTCTCCTTGTTGATCCTCTTAGGCTCCTTTTCTTCAACAACTTCTACTAAATCAACCTCAAGTTCCTTGTTTTTACCAAGTCGTATAATTCTTTCCTTAACAATCCGAGCTGGAGCATCATGGGTTCCAACCAGATTAACAACGATGGCAAAACCTACTCCAATAAAGGTATCAAGCACACGATTTATAACGTACAAGACTGTCTCTCCATCAGGAGTTCCCAAAGAAATAATTAAAAATGATGAACATGCTCCAACAAGACCTGTATTTAGGTTATAACCATCCATAATTACAATGATGATTAAAAGGGCTAAAGGAACCATAACAAGCTTAATCCAGAAGCTGTGATCAAAATGCGAATAGGTCATGTAAAAGATGGTCGATAAAATCCCCCCGAGGGCCGCTCCTGCAAACCTTGCTCCTGAAACACTAATGGTTGTCCTAAAGTCTCCTCGAACAGCGACCACAGCAGATACTCCTGCTGCCATCACCCCTTGGGGTCTATTAGTAATTTGGAAGAAAATTATAATTAATGCTATTGCAACTGCTGTCTTTATTGTTCTCAAACCTAGCCTAAAACGGCCAATCTGTATACTCATACTACCTTACCTTTAATTTTTTCTTCATTGTAACATATTTTTACTGATAAGTTTAGACTAGATTGGCTTTTCCCTGCATATTTATTTATCCTAAATGCATAAATCCTGGCTATTTTTAAGCTTATTAATCCATTTATAAGATATTGTGTATTTTTTATCATATTTTCCATGAATAAGACTTTTTTGGGCAAGGTAAAGAAAAAAACTTGACAGGTCTTGTCAAACATAATTTTTTTCTGTATAATTGGCAAGTAATATTAATAATTGGAGGAAAATATGGCTAATATTAAATCTGCTATCAAACGTGCTGAATTAAACGTTAAAGCAAATGAATTAAACTCAAAACAAAAATCAGCAATGCGTACTGCAATCAAGAAATTTGATGCTGCTGTGGCTGCAGGAGCTGACGATGCTCAAGAGCTTTTCCAAAAAGCATCTGCTGCAATCGATAAAGCTGCAACTAAAGGTTTAATCCACAAAAATAAAGCAGGCCGTGACAAATCTCGTCTAGCTGCTAAACTTGCAAAATAATTCGGTTTACCGACTTATTTTTTTATGAAAAAGGTTTGGGAATATCCCAAACCTTTTTTGTCTTTAATTTTTCGAAAAAATCGCTAAATCCTCTGGACTGAGACCAATCAAGGGATCTATTTTATGCTCTTCTACAAGCATTGCTGTCAAAATTTTCCCTGCCTTCTCATCTTCCTTGTGATCAGTAAAGGACGGCGTAGCCTCCCTTACCTCCTGGCCAGATAAGTCCTTAGCCTCTAAAGGGTAAGAAGCTTGATAGGTCTTAAATTGCTCTAAAAGATAGGTTCTTCGATTGCAACCAACCCTCATAACAGCCTGATGAAAGGCCTGGTACTCTCCGACCAAAATCAAGCTCTTTTTGGCCCGGGTGATGGCTGTATATAAGAGATTACGCTCGAGCATGCGGCTATAGCTTGCAATCATGGGTACTAAAACGGTAGCAAACTCGCTTCCCTGGGACTT is a window of Streptococcaceae bacterium ESL0729 DNA encoding:
- a CDS encoding LapA family protein codes for the protein MKKALDTTGKIIGLVVLILSILIIAANSKDVLVSLLAWSIKTPLALLMGVVFTLGLIIGWIFKLGDISRRSERVQTSIDEAIKNIKDLIDD
- a CDS encoding GntR family transcriptional regulator, with protein sequence MKPVYIKIHDAIKKEIENESWELGARIPSERTLSERFNVSRMTLRQAVTALVDEGILERRAGSGTYVSSKRVREKMRGTTSFTEIIEKQGKTPKSIVLAYTKTLANEIELEKLKLKPGSQIIRMERIRYADNLPICYEVASIPYLLIANFDKQDITHHFFKTLEDNGFEIGKSEQVISAKNASSKIAEHLQIKRGQAILSLTQTSHFSDGRPFEFVLSQYVGDRFEFFLER
- a CDS encoding aromatic acid exporter family protein, with amino-acid sequence MSIQIGRFRLGLRTIKTAVAIALIIIFFQITNRPQGVMAAGVSAVVAVRGDFRTTISVSGARFAGAALGGILSTIFYMTYSHFDHSFWIKLVMVPLALLIIIVIMDGYNLNTGLVGACSSFLIISLGTPDGETVLYVINRVLDTFIGVGFAIVVNLVGTHDAPARIVKERIIRLGKNKELEVDLVEVVEEKEPKRINKEKK
- the rpsT gene encoding 30S ribosomal protein S20, with protein sequence MANIKSAIKRAELNVKANELNSKQKSAMRTAIKKFDAAVAAGADDAQELFQKASAAIDKAATKGLIHKNKAGRDKSRLAAKLAK